One Lentimicrobiaceae bacterium DNA window includes the following coding sequences:
- a CDS encoding glycine--tRNA ligase, protein MANNEELFRKIISHAREYGFVFPSSEIYDGLSAVYDYGQNGVELKNNIKNYWWKAMVQNHENIVGLDSAIFMHPTVWKASGHVDAFNDPLIDNRDSKKRYRADVLIEDYLAKIEDKINKEVGKAAKRFGESFDEKMYLATNPRVKEYQGKIDSVRKRFVAALEANDLAEVRQIIIDLEIVCPISGTRNWTDVRQFNLMFATQMGSIGEEASAIYLRPETAQGIFVNYLNVQKTGRMKIPFGIAQIGKAFRNEIVARQFIFRMREFEQMEMQFFVRPGSELEWFEFWKKERLQWHHSLGIPENKYRYHDHDKLAHYANAATDIEFEFPFGFKELEGIHSRTDFDLNAHQQYSGKKIQYFDSELNESYVPYVIETSIGLDRTFLAVLSNAYTEEKLDDGSDRVVMRIPPVLAPIKAAVFPLVNKDGLPEKAREIMDVLKQNFLCAYEEKDTIGRRYRRQDAIGTPYCITVDNQTVEDNTVTIRERDSMQQDRIAIENISAIINLRIKKNR, encoded by the coding sequence ATGGCAAATAACGAAGAACTTTTCCGAAAAATCATTTCTCACGCAAGGGAATATGGTTTTGTGTTCCCGTCAAGCGAAATTTATGACGGACTGAGTGCTGTGTACGACTACGGTCAGAATGGCGTTGAACTGAAAAACAACATTAAGAACTATTGGTGGAAAGCCATGGTACAGAACCACGAAAACATCGTGGGACTGGATTCGGCAATCTTTATGCATCCCACCGTTTGGAAAGCCTCGGGGCATGTTGATGCCTTCAACGATCCGCTTATTGACAACCGTGATTCAAAAAAACGCTACCGGGCTGATGTGCTTATTGAAGATTACCTGGCTAAGATTGAAGACAAAATAAACAAAGAGGTGGGAAAAGCCGCCAAACGTTTCGGTGAAAGTTTCGACGAAAAAATGTACCTCGCCACCAATCCCCGCGTGAAAGAATACCAGGGAAAAATAGATTCGGTAAGAAAACGTTTTGTGGCTGCTTTGGAAGCAAACGACCTGGCAGAAGTTCGTCAGATAATCATTGATTTGGAAATTGTTTGCCCCATTTCAGGCACACGTAACTGGACTGATGTACGTCAGTTCAACCTGATGTTTGCTACCCAGATGGGCTCGATAGGCGAAGAGGCATCTGCCATTTACCTTCGTCCGGAAACTGCACAGGGAATTTTTGTAAATTATCTTAATGTACAGAAAACAGGAAGGATGAAGATTCCTTTCGGAATTGCGCAGATAGGAAAAGCCTTCCGTAACGAAATCGTTGCCCGCCAGTTCATTTTCCGTATGCGGGAATTTGAACAAATGGAAATGCAGTTTTTTGTTCGCCCGGGAAGCGAATTGGAATGGTTTGAATTCTGGAAAAAAGAACGGTTGCAATGGCATCATTCCCTGGGTATCCCCGAAAACAAATACCGCTACCACGATCACGACAAACTGGCACATTATGCCAATGCCGCCACTGACATCGAATTTGAATTTCCTTTCGGATTCAAGGAACTGGAAGGCATCCACAGCCGCACCGACTTCGATCTCAATGCCCACCAGCAATACTCAGGTAAAAAAATACAGTATTTCGACTCCGAACTCAACGAAAGCTACGTTCCTTACGTAATAGAAACCTCCATCGGTCTCGACCGTACTTTCCTTGCTGTGCTGAGTAACGCTTATACAGAAGAAAAACTGGACGATGGATCGGATCGAGTGGTAATGCGCATCCCTCCGGTACTGGCACCGATAAAAGCCGCAGTTTTTCCCTTGGTAAACAAAGACGGTTTGCCCGAAAAAGCCCGTGAGATAATGGACGTTCTGAAACAGAATTTCCTTTGTGCGTATGAAGAAAAAGATACCATCGGACGCCGTTATCGTCGGCAGGATGCCATCGGAACGCCCTATTGTATCACCGTTGACAACCAAACTGTGGAAGACAATACCGTTACCATACGCGAACGCGATAGCATGCAACAGGATCGTATTGCAATTGAAAACATTTCTGCCATTATCAACTTACGGATAAAGAAAAACAGGTAA
- a CDS encoding DUF3109 family protein, with protein MKIIDNSLITEELFTICFSCDLAACKGECCVEGDAGAPLEMEEISIIEDNLEAIKPYMSESGLQAVEKTGVFDYDASGQFVTPLFDGKECAFVYFENEIAFCAIEKAFRLGEIKFIKPISCHLYPIRIKKYNGFDVLNYHRWHICESAVTAGKRNAVSLYRFLKEPLIRKFGEEWYEKLLQSLPATGKK; from the coding sequence ATGAAGATTATAGACAATTCCCTGATTACCGAAGAACTGTTTACGATATGCTTTTCGTGCGATCTTGCTGCCTGCAAAGGAGAATGCTGCGTGGAAGGCGATGCCGGTGCACCACTCGAAATGGAGGAAATCTCTATCATAGAAGATAACCTTGAAGCCATTAAGCCATATATGTCGGAAAGTGGGTTGCAGGCAGTGGAAAAGACGGGAGTTTTTGATTATGATGCCTCCGGGCAGTTTGTAACCCCTCTGTTTGACGGGAAAGAATGTGCCTTTGTGTATTTTGAAAACGAAATTGCATTCTGCGCTATCGAAAAAGCCTTCCGGTTAGGGGAAATAAAATTCATTAAGCCAATTTCGTGCCATTTGTATCCCATTCGTATTAAAAAATATAATGGTTTCGATGTATTGAATTACCACCGCTGGCATATCTGTGAATCGGCGGTTACTGCCGGCAAGCGCAATGCAGTTTCATTGTATCGTTTTTTAAAAGAGCCCCTGATACGGAAGTTTGGGGAGGAGTGGTACGAAAAACTTTTGCAGTCGTTACCCGCAACTGGGAAAAAATAG
- the lnt gene encoding apolipoprotein N-acyltransferase: MKKIYQVFLSVLSGVLLTVSWPAGGFPLFLLVALVPLLIIEYYHFSERKINHAFGIFGYAFLSFFIWNLFTTWWIYNSTLVGVIFALLFNTLFLSTIFTLFHITHRLFSRQWVGYLGLILYWTAFEFHHLDWDLSWPWLNLGNGFASYPQWVQWYEYTGALGGSLWILLVNICIFLLYRQWFVQKKCSLLLAGYSLGTLLLAMVPMIFSVIRYNSYTEVQKPVNVLVVQPNINPYTEQYDFPPQEITRRLLQLAATKTDSSVQFIVTPESAIQEYIWENYMNQSKSFDSIRTFLRKFPNTKMVVGLSSRKVFLPGEPPTHTARKFRDADEYYDAYNTAALIDTSVGLQTHHKSKLTPGVEMMPFAKYLTFMESFAIDLGGTVGSLGTDPLQIPFRVGELSIAPIICYESVYGEYVASFVRNGAELIFVITNDGWWGNTPGHRQHLTFSSLRAIETRRSIARSANTGISAFVNQRGDITQATPYWTPAVIKQQINANDTITFYVRYGDFIGRACYYISGILLVLVAAFSITQKRRLKELR, translated from the coding sequence ATGAAAAAAATTTATCAAGTTTTTTTATCTGTCCTTTCTGGAGTGCTACTTACAGTTTCCTGGCCAGCAGGAGGATTTCCCCTTTTCCTGCTTGTAGCATTAGTTCCGTTGCTTATCATTGAATACTATCACTTTTCCGAAAGAAAAATTAACCATGCTTTTGGTATCTTTGGATATGCTTTTCTGAGCTTTTTTATCTGGAACCTATTCACCACCTGGTGGATTTACAATTCAACTTTAGTGGGGGTTATTTTTGCCCTGCTTTTTAATACGTTGTTTTTAAGTACAATTTTTACATTATTCCATATTACACACCGCCTTTTCTCCAGACAATGGGTGGGCTATCTGGGTTTAATTTTGTATTGGACAGCTTTTGAATTTCACCACCTCGACTGGGATCTGAGTTGGCCCTGGCTTAACCTTGGCAATGGTTTTGCCTCCTATCCGCAATGGGTGCAATGGTATGAATATACTGGCGCTTTAGGCGGAAGTCTGTGGATACTTTTGGTAAATATTTGTATTTTTCTTCTTTACAGGCAATGGTTTGTACAAAAAAAGTGTAGCCTTCTCCTGGCAGGTTATAGCTTGGGAACACTACTGCTGGCAATGGTGCCTATGATTTTCTCGGTAATCAGGTACAATTCCTACACAGAAGTGCAAAAACCCGTCAATGTACTGGTTGTTCAACCTAATATCAATCCCTATACCGAACAATACGATTTTCCTCCTCAGGAAATTACACGGCGGTTGCTACAGCTTGCCGCCACCAAAACCGACTCTTCGGTACAATTCATCGTTACGCCCGAAAGTGCCATCCAGGAATATATCTGGGAAAACTATATGAACCAATCAAAAAGTTTCGACAGCATACGTACATTTTTAAGAAAATTTCCCAATACAAAAATGGTGGTAGGACTTTCATCCCGGAAGGTCTTTCTGCCCGGCGAGCCGCCTACCCATACCGCCCGAAAGTTCAGGGATGCTGACGAATATTATGATGCTTACAACACCGCTGCATTGATTGACACTTCAGTAGGCTTACAAACGCACCACAAGTCGAAACTTACTCCCGGCGTTGAGATGATGCCATTTGCAAAGTATCTTACCTTTATGGAAAGTTTTGCCATTGACCTGGGAGGTACGGTAGGAAGCCTGGGTACCGACCCTCTGCAGATTCCTTTCAGAGTAGGTGAGTTAAGCATTGCCCCGATAATTTGTTACGAATCGGTTTACGGTGAATATGTGGCAAGTTTTGTCCGCAATGGTGCCGAGTTAATTTTTGTAATTACTAACGACGGATGGTGGGGAAACACTCCCGGGCATCGCCAACATCTCACTTTTTCATCGCTTAGGGCGATAGAAACCCGCAGAAGCATAGCCCGCTCGGCAAATACCGGGATTTCCGCTTTTGTAAACCAAAGAGGCGACATTACACAGGCAACCCCATACTGGACTCCCGCTGTTATCAAACAACAAATCAATGCGAACGATACAATAACTTTTTATGTTCGCTACGGCGATTTCATTGGAAGAGCCTGTTACTACATTTCGGGTATTCTGCTTGTGTTGGTAGCTGCCTTTTCCATCACACAAAAAAGACGTTTGAAAGAGCTACGTTAA
- the hflX gene encoding GTPase HflX, protein MDETNIIPENAILVGLVTPESNESKTQEHLNELEFLLQTAGGQALQRFVQKLEKPDGRTYVGSGKLEEIVMFAKAASVDVVVFDDELTPSQLRNLEKSLECKILDRTTLILDIFARRARTSTARTQVELAQYQYLLPRLTRMWTHLTKQRGGLGMRGPGEKEIETDRRVIRDRIALLKEKLKHIDKQKTTQRKSRSELVRVALVGYTNVGKSTLMNLISKSDIFAENKLFATLDTTVRKVVIDNLPFLLTDTVGFIRKLPHGLVESFKSTLDEVTEADLLLHVADISHPDFEEQIAVVNQTLREIKAFDKPIIMVFNKVDACPPVVPDTISTELKNSWMAKNNAPAIFISATQKINLEEFKTLLYNEVKKIHAIRYPYNNFLY, encoded by the coding sequence ATGGACGAAACAAACATCATTCCTGAAAATGCTATTTTGGTGGGGTTGGTTACCCCAGAAAGCAACGAATCAAAAACGCAGGAACATCTTAATGAACTGGAATTTTTGTTGCAAACAGCAGGAGGACAAGCGTTGCAACGTTTTGTGCAAAAACTGGAAAAACCCGATGGAAGAACTTACGTAGGTTCAGGAAAGCTGGAAGAAATCGTCATGTTTGCTAAGGCAGCTTCGGTGGACGTGGTGGTTTTCGATGACGAACTTACTCCTTCTCAACTCCGCAATCTCGAAAAAAGCCTCGAATGCAAAATTCTTGATCGAACTACTCTTATCCTCGACATTTTTGCCAGGCGGGCACGCACTTCCACTGCCCGTACCCAGGTGGAACTTGCCCAATACCAATACTTGCTGCCCCGACTTACCCGAATGTGGACACACCTTACCAAGCAGCGCGGCGGTTTAGGTATGCGTGGACCCGGCGAAAAAGAAATTGAAACCGATCGGAGGGTAATCCGCGACAGAATTGCCCTGCTAAAAGAAAAACTTAAACACATTGATAAACAAAAAACCACACAACGGAAAAGCCGCTCCGAGTTGGTGAGAGTGGCGCTGGTAGGTTACACCAATGTTGGAAAATCTACCCTCATGAACCTTATCAGTAAATCCGATATTTTTGCCGAAAACAAACTATTTGCCACCCTCGACACCACTGTACGTAAAGTGGTGATTGATAATTTGCCCTTCCTGCTTACCGATACCGTAGGTTTTATCCGGAAACTGCCGCACGGGCTTGTGGAGTCCTTTAAGTCAACATTGGATGAAGTTACCGAAGCCGACCTTCTGCTACATGTAGCCGATATTTCGCACCCTGATTTTGAAGAACAAATTGCCGTTGTAAACCAAACCCTTCGCGAAATTAAAGCCTTTGATAAACCAATAATCATGGTCTTTAACAAAGTGGACGCCTGCCCGCCAGTTGTTCCAGACACAATCTCCACCGAACTTAAGAACTCATGGATGGCAAAAAACAATGCCCCTGCAATTTTTATTTCCGCCACCCAAAAAATCAACCTGGAAGAATTTAAAACATTGCTTTACAACGAAGTTAAAAAAATCCATGCCATACGTTACCCTTACAATAACTTTTTGTATTAA
- a CDS encoding methylated-DNA--[protein]-cysteine S-methyltransferase, protein MDKTYYNSPVGWLEITGNNLGITSIMYSNEPPENIGEIPGCLAPCIQQLQEYFAGARKAFSLTLRPKGTDFQLKVWEELRNIPFGTTISYQSLAKNLGTEKLTRAVGAANGKNPLNIVVPCHRVIGSSGQLVGYGGGLWRKEWLLKHEKQNVSEGLFL, encoded by the coding sequence ATGGACAAAACATATTACAATTCTCCTGTTGGCTGGCTGGAAATTACAGGCAACAATCTGGGAATAACTTCCATAATGTATTCAAATGAACCCCCGGAAAATATCGGAGAAATTCCCGGGTGCCTCGCACCCTGTATTCAGCAATTACAGGAATATTTTGCCGGAGCCCGCAAGGCTTTTTCGTTGACTCTTCGCCCTAAGGGGACGGATTTCCAACTGAAGGTGTGGGAAGAATTGCGAAACATTCCTTTTGGAACCACCATAAGTTATCAAAGTCTTGCAAAGAATCTTGGTACTGAAAAACTTACCCGTGCTGTTGGTGCAGCAAACGGGAAAAATCCCCTTAACATCGTTGTCCCCTGTCATCGTGTAATTGGTTCCTCAGGGCAGCTTGTTGGGTACGGTGGTGGATTGTGGCGCAAGGAATGGTTGCTAAAACATGAAAAACAAAATGTTTCGGAGGGCTTATTTCTATAA